The following DNA comes from Eretmochelys imbricata isolate rEreImb1 chromosome 2, rEreImb1.hap1, whole genome shotgun sequence.
gTCTCCAAATACTGCTTAACCTTGGACAGCTCTTCCCTGAGACTCAGCACGTTTTTCTCCAGCTCGGCCTTTCGATGGGCTTCCCTTTCCCGCTCTTTTTTCAGCGTTTCCTCTCTTTCTTTACACTGTACCAGCTCTTGCACATGGTTTCTGTTGAGTGACTCACTCTGCTCTTTCAGCTGCTGGACCAGTGTCTTTTGTTCCCCCAGAACCGCCTCTGTTGCATCCAGCTTGCCTTGcatcctctctctctcatcagcTGTCTGCTGAAGCTTGGCTCGAAGGTCAATCACTTCTGCCTGCAACCTGGACACTTCACTCTGGTTGATGTGCAGCTGCTTTTCAGACACGGCTAGCCTGGAAGCCAACTCTTGTGACTCTTTCTCCTGACATGCTGCCTGCTCCAGCTGGGCCTTCTCCACTGAATCCTTCTCTCCAGTAAGGGATTCAATCAATTTTATTTGATGAAGGCATGTTTTTTCCATACTTAGCTTTTCCACCTCAAGAGACTCCGCTTTTTTTCGGTACATCTCAATCTCTGCCTGTAGCTGCTTGCATTGGCTCTCTATGCCTTGCAGTGTCACATCTTTCTCTGTAACCTGTGACCTAAGAGACTCTTCACACTCCTTCAAGGAAAACAGaatcttttccatctgtaaaccATGCTGTTTGGCACTCTTGTGCTCTGTTTGTAATACAGCTAAAGACTCCTTGATGGCAtcttctctttgcctcagttcctgGTATTCAGAATACAGAGACTGTAGTCTCTCTTCCAGGATTTGATTTTCCCTTGTGACATTCTGCAAGTCTTCGTGCAACTGTTTGTTCTGCTCCCGgagctttttctctttttcatccACCGACACCATGGCATCGTCAATCTGACTCTGGAGCTGTTTCTCCGATGCCCTCAGCCTGGCCATCTCAGCTTCCAAAGAGGCTTTAGATACCTCCAAGTTTTTCTGCTTCTCTTTCATCTTCTCCTTGGTTTGGTGCAGATTTGCATTCTCGGATTTCAGTTTCTTGCTTTCTTCACCAATTTCGTTCAGTGCCACGCTTTGCTGTCCTGCGAGCTCCTCCATGTCCTTTACCTTCTGGAGGAGATGACCATTGCTTGAGAGGAGCTTTTGGTTTTGCTCCTCTAGGCTGTGCACATTCTGACTCAGCTTTGATAAATGATCCTTCAGCAGCTCAAGTTGCTCTGCCAAGGTTCTGGCTTCCTGCTTCAGCACACCTTCCCTGCAGCTGCTCTCTTCCTGAAGGTTCTCTTTTGCTCTTCTGGTCTCTTCAAGATTTTTTTCTAGCGATCCCACATGAGCCAGTGAGCCCTTCAGCTGGATCTGGAGTTCAGCCACCTCCTTTCCTTTCACAGTCAGTGCATCCTGAACTGTATCCATTTCTTTTGCCATCATTTCCAGGCTCATGAGCAgtttttcattctcttttttGGAGTCCGTGGTGAGGCAACTAAATTTGGATTCCAGTTCTTTCTGTGCACTCTCTTTCAGCTGCAGTTTCTCTCTTGCTGTCTTTACCTGAGACAGAAGTTCGTTATTTAGTTTCTGGATGTCAGCCTTTTCCTTTTCTGCCTGGTGAAGTTTCTCCAGCAATTCTTGGATCTTTAGGGTAGACTCATACTGGGTGGAGGTTTGTTGTCCTTTTTCATCCAAGATGGCATCGACTTTTGCAATGAGCTCTAGATTCTTCTGCTCTGTTGAATTTATCTTGGTCTGGAGCTCACTGATGCAGAGATCCTTCATGCTGACCGAAGCCCTGGTGGTTTCCAGCTCCTGATTCAAGAGCTGCAGTTCTGAGGCATAGTCCTTCTTACTTGACTCCATTTGCTCAAGCCTTGTGTGGTATTCCTTTTGCTGCTCGGCTGCATTCACTTCTAATGCCTGCACGCATTTTTGTAGGTCATGAACAGTGCTCTGAGTGGAGTGGGAAACCTCACACTGTTTCTGTAACTCCGCTATCATCTTTGTCAGTCTGGAGTTCTCCTCGCTGAAGTTGCTGCTCTTTTCCTTTTCCACTTGCACTTGTTCTTTCTGAAGGCTGacggctccctgcagctcctggtttTCCTTCTCTAGCTGATTAATCCGGTCCTGCAGCACCCTCTGTCTCAGCTCTCCCTGGTCAAGTTCCACACGCATCTCTTCAAAGCCCTCCAGGTGTTCAGCATTTAGTGAGTTATTTGCATCAGGGCTACCTGGAAACTCTTGTGTCTAagagggcaggaagggaagaatAGAAAAGTTAAATTGGAAACAGTGTATTTTTATACATGAAAGATTATGAATGTTCCAGGACTCAGTGATAccttaactgtttttttttattaatacctggtggtggtggtggtggtggtggtaacaataaaattaatatttaaggGATGCTGTCAAATAaaaatcattattaaaaaaatcctaatcCATGCTACTCTTAGTCCCCTTGATTATTAATTACTTTTATTAATTTATAAGCATTTCTATAGGACTCAACACTCCAGCATCTGAAGTCttagaacaaaaataaagttctattaattatttatttactctTTGTATGTTATGCACCTTAGCCAGTGATGTTACACCAGTTTGTATTGTGGTGTTCTCAGCaatgcatttaagcacatgcttacatcccattgactttaatatatagttaaagtgcTTTGCTGTGTTGGGGGTCTTGGataatttcactttctggttcccaGATGCTAGCACAGTGCTGTTGTGGTTGGAAGCACAAAACTGTGAAGGGAAACTTAAAAGAAAGAAGGCTATTTTAATTGATAATAATGAAAACCTTTCTATTCATGAGATTTTGTAAgctttggtgtttttttttttgttggtttgttttttaaaagaagactTAAACATTAGGTTTAATCAAATCGTAAAAAGAGTCCTCTTAGGTTTTTCTCCCAGATGATGGGAGACCCTGGGCACACTCAGTGGCTTAAACACAGGCCCCAGTTTCCTAGTCCTTGCAAAGAGGGGACCCCACCCTTTGCAGGCCTTCTTAAATCTCTTCTGATGGAGGAcataaaaggaaaattaaatgTATCAGCACCCCAAGAATAACTTCTTCCTTGATCCAActgaaaggg
Coding sequences within:
- the FYCO1 gene encoding FYVE and coiled-coil domain-containing protein 1 isoform X2; amino-acid sequence: MMAATSGESQLQRIIRDLQDAVTELSKEFREGGEPITDDSINLQKFSYKLEYLLQFDQREKTTLLGNRKDYWDYFCDCLAKVKGANDGIRFVKSISETQEFPGSPDANNSLNAEHLEGFEEMRVELDQGELRQRVLQDRINQLEKENQELQGAVSLQKEQVQVEKEKSSNFSEENSRLTKMIAELQKQCEVSHSTQSTVHDLQKCVQALEVNAAEQQKEYHTRLEQMESSKKDYASELQLLNQELETTRASVSMKDLCISELQTKINSTEQKNLELIAKVDAILDEKGQQTSTQYESTLKIQELLEKLHQAEKEKADIQKLNNELLSQVKTAREKLQLKESAQKELESKFSCLTTDSKKENEKLLMSLEMMAKEMDTVQDALTVKGKEVAELQIQLKGSLAHVGSLEKNLEETRRAKENLQEESSCREGVLKQEARTLAEQLELLKDHLSKLSQNVHSLEEQNQKLLSSNGHLLQKVKDMEELAGQQSVALNEIGEESKKLKSENANLHQTKEKMKEKQKNLEVSKASLEAEMARLRASEKQLQSQIDDAMVSVDEKEKKLREQNKQLHEDLQNVTRENQILEERLQSLYSEYQELRQREDAIKESLAVLQTEHKSAKQHGLQMEKILFSLKECEESLRSQVTEKDVTLQGIESQCKQLQAEIEMYRKKAESLEVEKLSMEKTCLHQIKLIESLTGEKDSVEKAQLEQAACQEKESQELASRLAVSEKQLHINQSEVSRLQAEVIDLRAKLQQTADERERMQGKLDATEAVLGEQKTLVQQLKEQSESLNRNHVQELVQCKEREETLKKEREREAHRKAELEKNVLSLREELSKVKQYLETVKMENVETNDLLHRTNTDMAELGIQICTLTSEKGDAEEKLAQVTEKLRELGEQAAKEQEGLQLDISMLRQENQGLTEKLKESQVCAAAVPSLQTQLEVAEKQAQSFQETSKEELSAIKFQMSTEIINYQTKFKAVSEECEKVKKKLEEQKRQLCAAEEEIAELHAVNTDLSSKLERATEQLTEYESTRLKKEEEVMSLKKHLERTQKEVDKANEQVKEYGDKLKKATADRDSNDQKLLAELDDLTRTKQFLEERLIELLRDKDALWQKSDALEFQQKLCEEQRWLGDTEVNHCLGCQREFTWMMRRHHCRLCGRIFCYYCCNNYLMTKHSGKKERCCRACFNKPRVTVDYTDDSGSHASQEEPAALLNSPVSPTLEVTVTNETSKPPDDVVFDIITDEELCQVQESDSIHNESQAEVESLDQSDTDLNSTYNSSTLDDSEELQVAQDSEICLLKSGELMIKLPLTVEEILNFGEDNRELFVKSSTYSTIPITVTETGLTISWVFSSDPKSIAFSVVYQESEEATLDQCKVLIPMTRCNSHKETIRGQVKARNCGIYILIFDNTFSRFISKKVFYHFTVEHPVIYDGSDFP